One segment of Strix aluco isolate bStrAlu1 chromosome 4, bStrAlu1.hap1, whole genome shotgun sequence DNA contains the following:
- the TMEM129 gene encoding E3 ubiquitin-protein ligase TM129 isoform X5, which translates to MESPAVTFTLAYLVFAVCFVFPPDEVRSAGLTVQSLLAAWLGSEDAAFVQYHLRRSTGTLLAHSLLPLGYYLGMCFAAPEKHLCFFYLASKGWKTFFFFAVLFPAVTSALAYYWSRKGWNNHPLARTLAVHALPQSGWRAVASSINTEFRRIDKFATGAPGARVIVTDTWVIKVTTYCLHVAQQQDIHLTVTDSRQHELTPDSNVPVQFLTIRVASINPYVKAFDIRLNSTEYGELREKLRAPISNAANVVIHQSLSDLFLETFTSLVEINQTYSVPSTQELEPCIGCMQTIANIKLIKNCQDPNEGECQQCYCRPMWCLTCMGKWFASRQDQQHPETWLSSQVPCPTCRAKFCILDVCIIR; encoded by the exons ATGGAGAGCCCGGCGGTGACCTTCACGCTGGCCTACCTGGTGTTCGCCGTCTGCTTCGTCTTCCCGCCCGACGAGGTGCGCTCGGCGGGGCTGACGGTGCAGAGCCTGCTGGCCGCCTGGCTGGGCAGCGAGGACGCGGCCTTCGTGCAGTACCACCTGCGGCGCAGCACCGGCACGCTGCTGGCCcactccctcctgcccctgg GTTATTACCTTGGAATGTGCTTTGCTGCACCTGAAAAACATCTTTGCTTTTTCTACCTGGCTTCAAAAGGatggaaaactttctttttcttcgCTGTTCTCTTTCCAGCAGTCACCAGTGCCCTGGCATATTACTGGTCACGGAAAGGTTGGAATAATCATCCATTAGCCCGAACACTCGCTGTTCATGCTCTCCCACAGTCAGGCTGGAGGGCAGTAGCTTCTTCCATCAATACAGAATTTAGGAGAATCGACAAATTTGCTACAGGAGCCCCAGGAGCGAGGGTGATTGTTACGGACACATGGGTGATTAAAGTGACCACCTACTGTTTACATGTTGCCCAGCAGCAGGACATTCATTTGACGGTGACAGACTCCAGACAGCATGAACTCACCCCGGACTCCAACGTGCCTGTGCAGTTCCTCACCATCCGTGTTGCCAGTATTAATCCCTATGTGAAGGCATTTGATATCCG gttgAACTCCACGGAGTATGGGGAGCTCCGAGAAAAGCTCCGTGCTCCCATCAGCAATGCAGCTAATGTTGTGATCCATCAAAGCCTTAGTGATTTATTTCTAGAAACCTTTACATCTCTGGTGGAAATTAATCAGACGTATTCTGTTCCAAGCACTCAG GAGCTGGAGCCATGCATAGGGTGTATGCAGACCATTGCTAACATCAAGCTCATCAAGAACTGCCAGGATCCAAACGAAGGGGAATGCCAGCAATGCTACTGTCGTCCCATGTGGTGCCTCACCTGCATGGGCAAATGGTTTGCCAGCCGACAGGATCAGCAGCACCCCGAGACCTGGCTGTCAAGCCAAGTGCCTTGTCCGACTTGCCGAGCCAAATTTTGCATTTTAGATGTTTGCATAATACGATGA
- the TMEM129 gene encoding E3 ubiquitin-protein ligase TM129 isoform X6 has protein sequence MESPAVTFTLAYLVFAVCFVFPPDEVRSAGLTVQSLLAAWLGSEDAAFVQYHLRRSTGTLLAHSLLPLAVTSALAYYWSRKGWNNHPLARTLAVHALPQSGWRAVASSINTEFRRIDKFATGAPGARVIVTDTWVIKVTTYCLHVAQQQDIHLTVTDSRQHELTPDSNVPVQFLTIRVASINPYVKAFDIRLNSTEYGELREKLRAPISNAANVVIHQSLSDLFLETFTSLVEINQTYSVPSTQELEPCIGCMQTIANIKLIKNCQDPNEGECQQCYCRPMWCLTCMGKWFASRQDQQHPETWLSSQVPCPTCRAKFCILDVCIIR, from the exons ATGGAGAGCCCGGCGGTGACCTTCACGCTGGCCTACCTGGTGTTCGCCGTCTGCTTCGTCTTCCCGCCCGACGAGGTGCGCTCGGCGGGGCTGACGGTGCAGAGCCTGCTGGCCGCCTGGCTGGGCAGCGAGGACGCGGCCTTCGTGCAGTACCACCTGCGGCGCAGCACCGGCACGCTGCTGGCCcactccctcctgcccctgg CAGTCACCAGTGCCCTGGCATATTACTGGTCACGGAAAGGTTGGAATAATCATCCATTAGCCCGAACACTCGCTGTTCATGCTCTCCCACAGTCAGGCTGGAGGGCAGTAGCTTCTTCCATCAATACAGAATTTAGGAGAATCGACAAATTTGCTACAGGAGCCCCAGGAGCGAGGGTGATTGTTACGGACACATGGGTGATTAAAGTGACCACCTACTGTTTACATGTTGCCCAGCAGCAGGACATTCATTTGACGGTGACAGACTCCAGACAGCATGAACTCACCCCGGACTCCAACGTGCCTGTGCAGTTCCTCACCATCCGTGTTGCCAGTATTAATCCCTATGTGAAGGCATTTGATATCCG gttgAACTCCACGGAGTATGGGGAGCTCCGAGAAAAGCTCCGTGCTCCCATCAGCAATGCAGCTAATGTTGTGATCCATCAAAGCCTTAGTGATTTATTTCTAGAAACCTTTACATCTCTGGTGGAAATTAATCAGACGTATTCTGTTCCAAGCACTCAG GAGCTGGAGCCATGCATAGGGTGTATGCAGACCATTGCTAACATCAAGCTCATCAAGAACTGCCAGGATCCAAACGAAGGGGAATGCCAGCAATGCTACTGTCGTCCCATGTGGTGCCTCACCTGCATGGGCAAATGGTTTGCCAGCCGACAGGATCAGCAGCACCCCGAGACCTGGCTGTCAAGCCAAGTGCCTTGTCCGACTTGCCGAGCCAAATTTTGCATTTTAGATGTTTGCATAATACGATGA